The Pseudomonadota bacterium DNA segment GCCGAAACGCGACACCAAGCGGGTGTTGGACTGGAACGCGCTCGTGGTGATCGCACTCGCCGAGGCCGCGCAGACGCTCGACATCCCGATTTACCTCGAGGCCGCGAAGGCGGCACTCGCGTTCGTCGACGCCGCCATGGTCGACGCCGACGGCACGCTGCAGCGGGTCTTCTTTGACGGCCGTGCCGACTTGCCAGCACAACAGCGCGACTACGCGCTGCTCGCGCTCGCGCACCTCACGCTGCACGACGCCACCGGCGATGCGCGCTGGTTGCGCTCAGCCGAGACGCTCGCGGCCGACATGCATCACCGTTTCCACGACGCCGGGGTCGGCGACTACTTCATGAACCCGGCGGACAGCGCGATGCCCCGGTTCAAGTCCCGCGACGACTCGGCCTTCCCGTCGGGCAACGGCAGCGCCCTGGCGCTGTACGCCGCGCTGGCCAACCGCACGCTCGACCCCGAACACACAAACCGCGCAACGGCGTTGATGGAGGCACTGAGCGGCATCGTGGCCGAGCGCCCGGCGGTCGCCTCGGCCGCACTGGTCGCCGCCGACCGCCTGCAGCGCGGCCAATACGGCCCCCGGCAACACCTCTCGCAGGGCCGGGTGTTTGCCAGCGCCCGACACGTGGCGGGCGCGACGCGGCTGAGCTTGCGAATCGAGCCGGGCTGGCACATCAATGCGACCGAACCGTTGCAGGACTACCTCACGCCCACCCACGTCGAATTGCTCGGCAGCAACGGTGCCGTGCTTGCGCAACAACCGACCGTGTCGCTGCCGAGACCTGCACGAAAGCGGCTCGACTACAGCCCGACCGAGCTGCTGTTGCACGAGGGCGAGCTGCACATTGACGTACCGACCGCGGGCGCGCACGCCATCGGCCTGACCCTGCAGGCCTGTTCAAACGACGTGTGCCTGCCCCCCACCACCGCGCAGTTCAGGTTGCCGGGTCAGCTGTGAGACAGCGCTGCCCAGCCTGTCCGCACTTGCATTTAGTTGGTCGATCACTCGCCGCTGCTTGGCGCTGAGCGCCGCTTGCCGCACCGGCGACTCTGCTGGCACACTCTGGCAGTGCCGCACAATTCTGCGATTGCGCCACCTGTCTCCCCACGGCACCGCCGTGTGTCGCCCGATGAGTCCCCGTATGTCCCCTTCCACCCGACGCACACGACTTGAGTCACTCTGGTGGGACGCCGTTGATGCGGTGGGTGGGCACCGGTCCGTGGCCACTGCGCTCGAATCGGAACCGATCGCCCCGCCAACACGCATCCTCGCGGTCGGCAAGGCCGCCAGTGGCATGGCGGAGGGCGCACTTACCCACTTTCCCGACACCCCGACGCTGGTGGTGACCAAACACGGTCATGCCAGCGACACCCTGCGGTCCCTGCACGGCGTCACGGTCATCGAATCGGCCCACCCGGTGCCGGACGCAAACTCGATCGCCGCCGGTCACGCCCTGCTCGAGGCCATGGCGGCAACGGCAGCCAATGACCACGTGCTGTTGCTGGTCTCCGGTGGCGCCTCGGCGCTCGCCGAAGCCCTGCCCGCTGGCTGGACACTCGCCGACCTGCAAGCCTTGAACGCCGAGATGCTCGCAGGCGGGCTCCCGATCGGCGAGATGAACCGGCGTCGCCGAGCGACGTCCCGCATCAAGGGCGGCAAGCTCGTGGCGGCGAGTCGCTGTCCGGTCACCGTACTCGCCCTCTCGGATGTCGAGGGCGATGGCATCGACACCATCGGGTCCGGCATCGGCGACCCAACCGATCGGCCGGGCTGCAGCGCGCGCCTGGTTGCCAGCAACCGCATCGCCCGCGCCCGCGCTGCCGGGGCCGCGACAGCGGCCGGGTTGACCGTGGTCGAGAACGCGGAAGCCTTGTACGACGACGTCTTCGCCCTGGCGGCACGCCTCGGCCCGTCGCTCGCAGACGCCACACCCGGCGTCTACCTCTACGGCGGCGAACCCACGGTTGTGTTGCCGTCCGAACCGGGGCGCGGCGGCCGCAACCAGGCCCTGGCACTGGCGCTCGCCGAGCACATTGCCGGGCTACCCCACATCAGCGTGTTGGTGGCCGGCACCGACGGCAGCGACGGCCCCACCGGCGACGCCGGTGGGGTGGTGGACGGTGGCACCTGGCGCGAGGGCGCCCGGGCGGCATTGGATGCGGCCGACGCCGGCACCTTCCTGTCGGCTTGCGGTGGGCTGTTCACCACCGGACCCACGCACACCAACGTGATGGACCTCGCCATCGCGATCGTCGAACCGCGCTGATCAAAGTGTCACGCTTGCACTATTTGGGGTATCAGGAAAACGCCTGGGCGCATTCGCCCGGCAGGGCGTCATCCGGCACCTGGCGGCCACCCTGTGGGTGGTTGCTGCAGACCCACTGAATCATCGCCGGGTTGCTGAGGTCGGGTTTCATCATCACGATCTTGCCGCTCAACAACGACCCGGCCTCGTCGCCGTACCAGACCTCCAGCGAATCCCAGATCGGTTGCCAGATGATGCGTTCGACCTTGGCAGCGCGGCCCGCAGGGTCGACGAAATAGTCGATGCGAGCCGCAGGGAAACTGCCGTTGAGGTTGTATTCCTCCATGATTTGGGTTTTCACACCCTCCATCATGGACACGCCGCTGGCCACGTTGGCCTGCATGACGTAGCTGCGGTAACTCGGCAGGGCGATCGACGCGAGGATGCCGATGATCGCAATGACAATCATCAACTCGATGAGCGTGAATCCCCGCTGGGTGCGACCGCGCATGTCTTATCTCTCTACTACAACTACACCCCCATCGGCCGACCACGGCAAATCTTTAACGGCAGGCGGACCTGCGGCAGGTGTCCCTTCGACGCCGCGCCGCGACCCATCGATCGCTCCTCAGGCCTTGCCCTCGAGCCCGTCCTCGGCCGCGCCGGAGGCCTCGGGGATGCGCATCTCGAAAACGTCCCGAACCACGGTGTAGTCGTAGTAACCCAGGCGAG contains these protein-coding regions:
- a CDS encoding DUF4147 domain-containing protein, whose translation is MSPSTRRTRLESLWWDAVDAVGGHRSVATALESEPIAPPTRILAVGKAASGMAEGALTHFPDTPTLVVTKHGHASDTLRSLHGVTVIESAHPVPDANSIAAGHALLEAMAATAANDHVLLLVSGGASALAEALPAGWTLADLQALNAEMLAGGLPIGEMNRRRRATSRIKGGKLVAASRCPVTVLALSDVEGDGIDTIGSGIGDPTDRPGCSARLVASNRIARARAAGAATAAGLTVVENAEALYDDVFALAARLGPSLADATPGVYLYGGEPTVVLPSEPGRGGRNQALALALAEHIAGLPHISVLVAGTDGSDGPTGDAGGVVDGGTWREGARAALDAADAGTFLSACGGLFTTGPTHTNVMDLAIAIVEPR
- a CDS encoding prepilin-type N-terminal cleavage/methylation domain-containing protein; this encodes MRGRTQRGFTLIELMIVIAIIGILASIALPSYRSYVMQANVASGVSMMEGVKTQIMEEYNLNGSFPAARIDYFVDPAGRAAKVERIIWQPIWDSLEVWYGDEAGSLLSGKIVMMKPDLSNPAMIQWVCSNHPQGGRQVPDDALPGECAQAFS